A genome region from Arachidicoccus soli includes the following:
- a CDS encoding SusC/RagA family TonB-linked outer membrane protein produces the protein MKKNILIIFLLCFTTVAFAQKGVISGHVTNEKGVPLDGVSVRLKQTNTGTLTNSSGDFSIDISKSKINNPTLIFAYTGYDDQSILIEKNNLRLDIVLKQSSNDLNDVVVIGYGTVSRKDLTGAVSSITAKQLKDIPINSAEEALAGRLAGVQVTGSEGAPNAQVSIKVRGGGSITQDNSPLYVVDGMIEDNALSTLSPQDIESIDVLKDASATAIYGARGANGVVIITTKNGKAGHSMVTYNGFVGWQQVGKKLAVMDPYDFVFYQYERSRGNSTLESGYTSSYGNFSDIDLYKNAAAVNWQDQVFGRNAFMQTHNVSVSGGDSKTQFDLSLSDNEAQAVMIGSDYNRKLVNFRLSHKVNDKLKLGFNVKFNNQSVDGQGTSNPGSSGLNFLRQAVRYVPYLAPGQSVSYYDPELLDNTSGNGLYIVNPLLLINAQYRKQYQTRINLSGYADWTITKFLSFRTTAGYDYYPTKTNSFDDSLTSNAISNGNGMPIATIATANRYTFDNSNVFTLTNRQLSGSFNKANKIDWVLGEESYQIQLDAQTTIQRFFPLGTTASEALGNLNLASPPTGYAEPSPTTNQDEQRISSFFTRINYAYNDKYLASLSMRADGSSVFGPGNQWGYFPAASLAWRVSQEKFMQSLKPVISDMKLRLSYGEAGNNRIPSFLYLTQFGTNQNYYGLQNQLTTAFGPVALANSNLKWETNVSRNIGLDLSFLKNRIQLSTDYYRNKTKDLLVSVTIAGTAGYTSQIQNVGSTSNNGLEVQLNASIIENKNFLWSANFNISTNQNKVLSLGGTEQSFTVNSGWAGAANPDDFIVKVGAPVGSMYGLVNDGFYTIDDFDFNSTTQKYILKNGVVDDSKVAGIAPQPGTIKFKDLNGDGIVDLNNDRKIIGNANPKFFGGLNQQFVYKNFDMSIFLNFQYGNDIVNDNKLEFSSGYTVGANLLAIDNNRWKTVNPQGQVVTDPTALAELNKNATLWQPMTTGSSWTPQSWAIEDGSFLRINNITLGYTLPKGLLKKAGIKKFRVYGTVNNLAVLTGYSGYDPEVNTRRSVPMTPGVDYSAYPRARSFIFGVNVTL, from the coding sequence ATGAAAAAAAATATCCTCATTATTTTTCTGCTTTGTTTTACAACAGTTGCATTCGCCCAGAAAGGAGTAATTTCTGGTCATGTGACGAATGAAAAAGGAGTGCCTTTAGATGGGGTCTCGGTAAGGCTAAAGCAGACAAATACGGGTACACTTACCAATTCTTCGGGGGACTTTTCGATTGATATCTCAAAATCGAAGATAAATAACCCAACATTGATTTTTGCTTACACCGGTTATGATGATCAGTCCATCCTTATAGAAAAGAATAACCTGAGACTCGATATTGTCCTAAAACAAAGTTCCAATGATTTAAATGATGTAGTGGTAATAGGATACGGAACTGTTAGCAGAAAAGATCTGACAGGAGCAGTGTCTTCTATTACTGCAAAACAGTTGAAGGATATTCCCATTAATTCAGCAGAAGAAGCATTGGCTGGCCGTTTAGCCGGAGTTCAGGTGACGGGGTCAGAAGGGGCGCCTAATGCACAAGTCTCTATAAAAGTGCGCGGGGGTGGTTCCATTACGCAGGACAATTCCCCCTTATACGTGGTTGATGGCATGATTGAAGATAATGCTTTATCCACCTTGTCACCTCAGGATATTGAATCCATTGATGTGTTAAAAGATGCATCTGCTACAGCTATTTACGGTGCGAGAGGTGCAAATGGCGTAGTTATCATTACGACTAAGAATGGCAAGGCGGGTCACTCAATGGTTACTTATAATGGCTTTGTCGGCTGGCAGCAGGTAGGGAAAAAATTAGCTGTAATGGATCCTTATGATTTTGTATTTTATCAATATGAAAGAAGTAGGGGGAATTCGACTTTAGAAAGTGGTTATACAAGCTCTTACGGCAATTTTTCTGATATAGACTTGTATAAAAATGCTGCTGCTGTTAATTGGCAGGATCAGGTCTTTGGAAGAAATGCATTTATGCAAACGCATAATGTGAGTGTAAGTGGAGGGGATAGTAAAACACAATTTGATTTAAGTCTTTCAGACAATGAAGCACAAGCCGTAATGATAGGTTCTGACTATAATAGAAAATTGGTCAACTTCCGTCTTTCACATAAAGTAAATGATAAATTGAAATTGGGCTTTAATGTAAAGTTCAATAATCAGTCGGTTGATGGACAAGGTACTTCTAATCCTGGAAGTAGTGGGCTAAATTTCCTAAGGCAGGCTGTAAGATATGTTCCCTATCTGGCTCCCGGTCAATCTGTTTCTTACTATGATCCAGAGTTGTTAGATAATACATCGGGCAACGGTTTATATATCGTAAACCCGCTTCTATTGATTAATGCACAGTATAGAAAACAATACCAAACCAGGATCAATCTAAGTGGCTATGCAGACTGGACAATAACTAAATTTTTAAGTTTCAGGACAACTGCCGGTTATGATTACTATCCTACTAAAACCAATTCATTTGACGATAGCCTTACCTCTAATGCTATCTCAAATGGCAACGGTATGCCGATAGCAACTATTGCTACGGCGAACAGATATACTTTTGATAACTCAAATGTATTCACTTTAACCAATAGACAATTATCCGGTTCATTTAATAAAGCCAATAAAATTGATTGGGTACTGGGAGAGGAATCTTATCAAATTCAATTGGATGCCCAAACCACCATACAAAGATTTTTCCCTTTGGGCACTACAGCAAGCGAAGCATTGGGCAATTTAAATTTGGCGAGCCCTCCAACAGGTTATGCAGAGCCTTCGCCAACAACCAATCAGGATGAGCAAAGAATATCTTCCTTTTTTACGCGTATAAATTATGCCTATAATGATAAATATTTGGCCTCATTAAGTATGAGGGCAGACGGCTCTTCTGTTTTTGGTCCTGGCAATCAATGGGGGTATTTCCCGGCCGCATCCTTAGCCTGGAGAGTGTCACAGGAGAAATTTATGCAAAGCCTTAAACCGGTAATCTCCGATATGAAATTGCGTTTGAGCTATGGAGAGGCGGGTAATAATAGAATTCCTTCTTTCCTCTATTTGACACAGTTTGGAACAAATCAAAATTATTATGGGTTGCAAAATCAATTGACCACCGCATTTGGCCCTGTTGCATTGGCTAATTCTAATTTGAAATGGGAAACTAATGTTTCCAGAAATATTGGATTGGACTTATCCTTTCTGAAAAATAGAATCCAATTATCGACGGATTATTATAGAAATAAAACGAAGGATTTACTTGTGAGCGTGACTATAGCAGGTACTGCGGGCTATACAAGTCAGATTCAAAATGTAGGTTCTACCTCAAATAATGGGTTGGAAGTACAATTGAACGCTTCAATTATAGAGAATAAAAACTTCCTATGGAGTGCTAACTTTAATATCTCGACCAATCAAAACAAAGTACTAAGCCTTGGTGGAACGGAGCAGTCATTTACAGTTAATTCTGGATGGGCTGGTGCAGCGAACCCGGATGACTTTATTGTAAAAGTAGGAGCCCCTGTAGGTAGTATGTATGGTTTGGTAAACGATGGATTTTATACAATAGATGATTTTGACTTTAATAGTACTACACAAAAATATATACTTAAGAATGGTGTTGTGGATGATTCAAAAGTAGCTGGTATTGCGCCACAACCAGGCACCATTAAATTTAAAGATCTAAATGGAGATGGCATCGTTGATTTGAATAATGATCGAAAAATTATAGGCAATGCCAACCCCAAATTCTTCGGTGGCTTAAATCAGCAATTTGTGTATAAGAATTTTGACATGAGCATATTTCTCAATTTCCAATATGGAAATGATATCGTAAATGACAATAAACTAGAGTTTAGCAGCGGATATACGGTGGGTGCCAACCTGCTTGCCATAGATAATAATAGATGGAAAACCGTTAATCCACAAGGTCAGGTAGTAACTGACCCTACTGCCTTAGCCGAACTTAATAAGAATGCAACACTTTGGCAGCCAATGACCACCGGCAGCTCCTGGACGCCGCAATCCTGGGCTATTGAAGACGGTTCTTTTCTTAGAATTAATAATATAACCTTGGGTTATACCTTACCGAAAGGGTTGCTCAAAAAAGCAGGGATAAAAAAGTTTAGAGTGTATGGAACTGTAAACAATTTGGCAGTGTTAACCGGGTATTCAGGATATGACCCGGAAGTGAATACGAGAAGAAGTGTTCCTATGACGCCAGGTGTAGATTATTCGGCTTACCCGCGTGCACGCTCTTTTATTTTTGGTGTTAATGTTACTCTTTAA
- a CDS encoding RagB/SusD family nutrient uptake outer membrane protein → MKKLINYIAIFMLCIIFAQCKKSYLDVSSPSNVDDKFVTSTPSQTFEVLSWCYANYRQNCIMGTYRWNDPIGSDAEMYPEANSSNNLNAILRPDLIPIDAQAGGFNNLYTTIAYAAKVASLIAAKPAYQADIKAGTTSDWTQLYGEAMTMRAMCYFDLIKHFGDVPYGYENSYVVNYSLNSRFDIYDTLISSLKAVEPFMYVLGQGGLTAERLSRTYCDALIGELALFSGGYQTIRTDISGLYGNVKFITKGTQANNCVYAQRTDSLNYFKIADQYLQLAITNEGSCHLITSDNRSYANNPYQLVFQYMNNLQVSPEYLFEVGNLQGGPSGQTTNSEYPYAFGRPSAGGSSNAYPTKTFDCLRIIPTFYYGDYENGDKRRDASVAVTGSTGKGNETMLSFVPGNKTTGGIAINKWDDNRMNPPYTAAQRNSGIDWPILRMSDVMLMLAEVKSKLGESADAISLVNQIRERAFGNATHDISGLTGPALTAAVYEERKLELIGEGTRRWDMIRSGNFSTDAIAVQQDMQAMVNDLHAKGYHSFANGNVISNYIYTKMVNLTNPLTYDADTTNPALYPGWRGQYNYSTIAGSGIVATAAHNVAIEGLFSYIDPNGPVAASLISQGYVKTKWGIDIVNNFTSYQYNILSGITSATDAPRYYWPIPSATLISSNGKVTNGYGLPNQ, encoded by the coding sequence ATGAAAAAATTAATAAACTATATAGCAATATTTATGTTGTGTATCATCTTTGCACAATGTAAAAAATCTTATTTGGATGTGTCTTCTCCATCCAATGTAGATGACAAATTTGTTACATCAACACCTTCACAAACTTTTGAAGTACTCTCTTGGTGTTATGCCAATTATCGACAAAATTGTATTATGGGAACTTATCGATGGAATGATCCAATTGGTTCAGATGCGGAAATGTATCCGGAGGCAAATTCTAGTAACAATTTAAACGCAATTCTGCGCCCAGATTTGATACCGATTGATGCACAGGCAGGAGGATTCAATAATCTCTATACTACGATAGCCTATGCGGCCAAAGTAGCTAGCTTAATTGCGGCGAAACCGGCTTATCAAGCGGACATAAAAGCAGGTACGACTTCTGACTGGACACAACTATATGGCGAAGCCATGACTATGAGGGCTATGTGCTATTTTGATTTAATAAAACATTTTGGTGATGTGCCTTATGGTTATGAGAATAGTTATGTAGTCAATTATTCTTTAAATTCTAGGTTTGACATCTATGACACGTTAATTTCTTCTCTGAAAGCCGTTGAACCATTTATGTATGTTTTGGGTCAGGGGGGCTTAACTGCAGAACGCCTTTCAAGGACTTATTGTGATGCATTGATAGGAGAGTTGGCATTATTTTCCGGAGGCTATCAAACTATTCGTACCGATATCTCCGGATTGTATGGCAATGTAAAATTTATTACAAAAGGTACGCAAGCAAATAATTGTGTATATGCACAACGGACTGATTCTCTTAATTATTTCAAAATTGCTGACCAATATTTGCAGTTAGCTATTACTAATGAAGGGAGCTGTCATTTAATTACTTCAGATAATAGGTCTTATGCTAATAACCCATATCAACTTGTTTTCCAATATATGAACAATTTGCAGGTTTCTCCTGAGTATTTGTTTGAAGTAGGCAACCTGCAGGGCGGACCTTCCGGGCAGACTACGAATAGTGAATACCCTTATGCCTTTGGCCGCCCATCTGCTGGTGGTAGCAGTAATGCATATCCAACAAAAACATTTGATTGCCTTCGTATCATTCCTACTTTCTATTACGGTGATTATGAAAATGGAGATAAACGAAGAGATGCAAGTGTAGCCGTTACGGGAAGTACAGGTAAGGGTAATGAAACAATGCTTTCTTTTGTGCCGGGAAATAAAACAACAGGGGGAATTGCTATTAATAAATGGGATGATAATAGAATGAATCCGCCATATACTGCTGCACAGAGAAATTCTGGTATCGATTGGCCGATTTTAAGAATGTCAGACGTAATGCTAATGTTGGCTGAAGTGAAGTCTAAATTAGGCGAATCTGCTGATGCTATTAGTTTGGTAAATCAGATTAGGGAAAGGGCTTTTGGCAATGCGACCCATGATATAAGTGGCCTAACTGGTCCTGCTTTAACAGCCGCTGTATATGAAGAACGTAAACTTGAATTAATTGGTGAAGGAACTCGACGTTGGGATATGATACGGTCTGGCAATTTTTCTACAGATGCCATAGCTGTGCAGCAAGATATGCAGGCAATGGTGAATGATCTACATGCTAAAGGATACCATAGTTTTGCGAACGGCAATGTTATATCTAATTACATTTATACTAAAATGGTAAATCTGACCAATCCATTGACCTATGATGCAGACACCACGAATCCGGCCCTTTATCCTGGCTGGAGAGGTCAATATAATTATAGTACTATCGCAGGAAGTGGCATTGTCGCAACAGCTGCCCATAACGTGGCGATTGAAGGTCTCTTCAGTTATATTGACCCTAATGGCCCGGTGGCTGCTTCTCTAATAAGTCAGGGATATGTCAAGACCAAATGGGGAATTGATATTGTTAATAATTTTACCAGTTATCAATATAATATCCTTTCCGGAATAACATCAGCTACCGATGCACCGAGATATTACTGGCCAATTCCTTCGGCAACACTTATTAGTTCGAATGGAAAAGTTACAAATGGTTATGGATTACCTAATCAATAA
- a CDS encoding SusC/RagA family TonB-linked outer membrane protein — MKKNILTIFLLCFTTIVFAQKGVVSGHVTNEKGDPLQGVSVKLKQTNIGTLTNGSGNFTLDISRSENQKPELVFDYTGYFQQTVSINGSSKILVTLKQSENSLNDVVVVGYGTVQRKDLTGAVASVSGKEIAATPVANVAQAMQGKLPGVNVVSQDGRPGADVSIVVRGGGSISQSNQPLILIDGVPGTLSDIPADQIKSIDVLKDASSTAIYGSRGANGVVLITTKGARSGKTTISYNSYIKYNTPANELKALNPYDYLQYVWANAAANGAAYEAPFEQLYGLGDSTRLNPGGIESYRNMLATNPVKQVFNNSTSWNHDLTIAGGTDKTKVLFSLNYLDDQGMKLNSYAKRINVSFDINQKVFDNVTLGLNVRYTNDQDMDDEGTTSGSGSILSSAYQFRPIATNHILGDLNALNLGDIEQYGQNVLWDQYSPASRTGDYFPLNLSQKLRGIATLDWKVIKGLTYHSTLNLNQSWGQQKYWSGAIYNNYIDPTTGDATFAGALKYGKSDGWGLQWTNTLNYNFSLNKIHRFDILAGQEVTNSGGTGLSILADHFPSNFTEADAFAQINQYDQTAGTSTMSSSVSTPDRITSYFGRVNYTLLDKYLFTATFRADGSSKFSPDHRWGYFPAGAVAWKLNQEPFMQHVNWLNELKIRASLGEVGNDGISANLWSQQWGSVTDQRQKYDLNGQPQSAYGLASSALANPNLKWETTITRDAGTDFSLFNNRLSGTVDVYWNTTKNLLMLTSNPAISGFTSTYANIGQTSNKGIELSLTGTIFENTDWRITAGGNINFNKNNVDNLAPNVTGLYSTAWAGTSASFPSNDYILEPGHSVGLVRGLTYEGVYTPDDFNYNSNNGMYTLKSGVADIGSWMSVVHGLSSTDRPKGQIAYPGLPKYKDLNGDGVIDDKDVSVIGNMNPKNTGGFNLSATFKSIDFGAYFNWSYGNQIYNANKLSNLYGPKEQGVYQNKLDFMNNSYKIYDIESGQLVRLTTPDQLNAANKNATLPLSYNEVVGASSLGIEDGSYLRLNTLVLGYTLPKTLTSKAGISHLRVYGSIYNVLTITGYSGVDPEVNTDPSHNHAIYPTQGFDYGTYPRARSFVFGVNVSF; from the coding sequence ATGAAAAAAAATATCTTAACTATTTTTCTGCTGTGTTTTACAACTATTGTATTTGCACAGAAAGGGGTTGTTTCTGGTCATGTTACCAATGAAAAAGGAGATCCCCTGCAAGGTGTTTCAGTAAAATTGAAACAGACAAATATTGGTACGCTCACTAATGGATCGGGTAATTTTACATTAGATATTTCCCGGTCAGAAAATCAAAAGCCCGAACTTGTTTTTGATTATACCGGCTATTTTCAACAGACAGTTTCAATAAATGGTTCGAGTAAAATTTTGGTAACTTTAAAGCAAAGCGAAAACTCGCTTAACGATGTGGTTGTGGTCGGATACGGCACTGTACAGAGAAAAGATCTTACAGGGGCAGTTGCTTCTGTCTCAGGAAAAGAAATTGCTGCAACACCTGTTGCGAATGTGGCGCAAGCGATGCAAGGGAAATTGCCTGGTGTAAATGTTGTTTCGCAAGATGGTCGTCCCGGAGCAGATGTTTCTATTGTTGTTAGAGGTGGTGGTTCAATATCACAAAGCAATCAGCCTCTAATTCTTATTGATGGAGTTCCGGGGACTTTGAGCGATATTCCTGCGGATCAGATAAAAAGTATTGATGTACTGAAAGATGCTTCTTCGACTGCAATTTATGGGTCGAGAGGTGCAAATGGTGTAGTGCTTATTACTACGAAAGGTGCAAGATCTGGAAAAACTACCATAAGTTATAATAGTTATATTAAATATAATACACCTGCAAATGAATTGAAAGCGTTAAACCCTTATGATTATTTGCAATATGTATGGGCTAATGCAGCCGCCAATGGTGCTGCTTACGAAGCCCCATTTGAGCAGTTATATGGATTGGGAGATAGTACGCGCCTCAATCCGGGAGGAATTGAGAGTTATAGAAATATGCTTGCAACAAATCCAGTAAAACAAGTATTTAACAATTCTACTTCTTGGAATCATGACCTGACGATAGCGGGGGGGACAGATAAAACAAAGGTACTTTTTTCGCTTAACTACCTAGATGATCAAGGAATGAAGTTGAATTCTTATGCAAAGCGTATTAATGTATCTTTTGATATTAATCAAAAAGTATTTGACAATGTTACTTTGGGCCTAAATGTACGCTATACAAATGATCAGGATATGGATGATGAAGGTACAACGAGTGGTTCCGGCTCTATATTGTCTTCTGCTTATCAATTCCGGCCAATTGCAACGAATCATATTTTAGGTGATTTGAATGCATTGAACCTTGGAGATATAGAACAATATGGACAGAACGTATTATGGGATCAATATAGCCCTGCTTCTCGTACAGGAGATTATTTTCCGCTAAATCTGAGCCAAAAACTACGGGGAATTGCGACATTAGATTGGAAAGTTATCAAAGGGTTGACATATCATTCTACTTTAAATCTTAATCAGTCATGGGGACAACAGAAATATTGGTCTGGAGCTATATATAATAATTATATTGACCCCACAACCGGCGATGCTACTTTTGCAGGTGCTCTAAAGTATGGCAAATCCGATGGTTGGGGACTTCAATGGACTAACACCTTGAATTACAATTTCTCTCTTAATAAAATTCATCGCTTTGATATATTAGCGGGCCAAGAAGTTACAAATTCTGGTGGAACAGGGTTGAGTATTCTGGCAGATCATTTTCCTTCCAATTTTACAGAAGCAGATGCTTTTGCTCAAATTAACCAATATGACCAGACTGCTGGTACTAGTACAATGTCTTCTAGTGTATCTACCCCAGACCGTATCACCTCTTATTTTGGTAGGGTTAATTATACTTTGTTGGACAAGTATTTATTTACAGCTACATTTCGTGCGGATGGCTCGTCTAAATTTTCGCCCGACCATAGATGGGGCTATTTTCCTGCCGGGGCTGTCGCTTGGAAGTTGAATCAAGAACCTTTTATGCAACATGTAAATTGGTTAAATGAATTGAAGATTAGAGCCTCTTTAGGAGAAGTGGGGAATGATGGTATTAGCGCCAATTTATGGTCTCAACAATGGGGTTCCGTAACTGATCAAAGACAAAAATATGATCTTAATGGACAGCCACAGTCGGCTTATGGGTTGGCTTCTTCGGCACTAGCTAATCCAAATCTTAAATGGGAAACGACTATTACACGCGATGCCGGAACTGATTTCTCTCTCTTCAATAATCGTTTATCAGGAACTGTAGATGTATATTGGAATACCACCAAAAACCTTCTTATGCTGACTTCAAATCCGGCAATCTCTGGCTTTACTTCAACCTATGCTAATATAGGGCAAACAAGTAACAAAGGCATAGAGCTCTCTCTTACAGGAACAATTTTTGAAAACACGGATTGGAGAATAACTGCTGGCGGCAATATCAACTTTAACAAGAATAATGTAGATAACCTTGCACCAAATGTGACGGGGTTGTATAGTACTGCTTGGGCTGGCACTTCCGCTTCTTTCCCTTCAAACGATTATATTTTAGAGCCTGGTCATTCTGTTGGATTGGTTCGTGGATTAACATATGAAGGTGTTTATACACCTGATGATTTTAATTATAATAGCAACAATGGCATGTACACTTTAAAAAGCGGTGTAGCTGATATTGGCAGTTGGATGTCTGTGGTGCATGGACTTTCTTCAACCGACCGGCCGAAAGGGCAAATTGCTTATCCCGGACTTCCCAAATATAAAGACTTGAATGGTGATGGAGTAATCGACGACAAAGACGTATCCGTTATCGGAAATATGAACCCCAAAAATACAGGTGGGTTCAACTTGAGTGCTACTTTTAAAAGTATTGACTTTGGTGCCTATTTCAATTGGAGTTACGGAAATCAAATCTACAATGCCAATAAACTATCTAATTTATATGGTCCAAAAGAACAAGGTGTTTACCAAAATAAACTGGACTTTATGAATAATTCGTACAAGATTTATGATATCGAAAGCGGGCAACTTGTACGGCTGACCACACCAGATCAGTTAAATGCTGCAAACAAAAATGCAACATTGCCATTATCCTATAACGAAGTAGTGGGCGCCTCATCGCTGGGCATAGAAGATGGCTCCTACCTAAGGTTAAATACACTTGTGTTGGGGTATACATTACCAAAGACTTTAACGTCCAAGGCAGGGATAAGCCATCTCCGCGTTTATGGAAGTATTTATAATGTATTGACTATTACCGGATATTCAGGAGTAGATCCTGAAGTAAACACAGATCCTTCGCACAATCATGCGATTTATCCTACTCAAGGGTTCGATTATGGTACATACCCACGTGCAAGGTCTTTTGTATTCGGCGTAAATGTTAGCTTTTAA
- a CDS encoding transposase yields MSCPDELAKNDTDEYKILILDNGAFHKAKSLIIPHNIKLFFLPPYSPGLNSAEKIGQHIKRKFTDRYFKDLHQMSEFFTHTLQILCFPMIQSICPFKYIA; encoded by the coding sequence ATGTCTTGTCCTGATGAATTGGCAAAAAATGACACAGATGAATACAAAATCCTTATTTTGGATAATGGTGCTTTCCATAAAGCTAAGTCGCTAATAATACCTCACAACATAAAATTATTCTTCCTGCCTCCTTATAGTCCGGGACTAAACTCTGCCGAGAAAATAGGGCAACATATCAAAAGAAAATTTACCGACAGATATTTTAAAGATCTTCACCAAATGAGCGAATTCTTTACACACACCCTACAAATTCTATGCTTCCCAATGATTCAATCCATCTGCCCTTTCAAGTATATAGCTTAG
- a CDS encoding alpha/beta hydrolase family protein, which translates to MKKFLFGLIIFSFFIQNSNAQQKLKLNQIGWQANTTLYNFLTGKLHDQYTHRDSVLADALQNNSLKTYQQNSRKKYLNLLGALPQKAALHPQITGTLYEKGYRIEKVVYQSFPDHHVTADLYIPEGEGKFPAVLFFCGHESTAKATLTYQQTAILFAKHGFVVLSIDPISQGERFQLTNAEGQPITHGGTTGHTLLASNSNLVGTSVVAYQLWDNERGLDYLCSLKNVDTTRLGCLGNSGGGTQTAYFIPYDSRIKVASICSYTTRRERTLELLGPQDGCQWLPGESKAGLDISDYAIMFAPKPLLILAGRYDFVDFNGVKDVYRELNNVYTKFKQPQKVKLFSYDDGHGIQIPKQEIAVQWFSRWLKKDNMSIKEGNLHTLSEKELDVTKTGQVNATYKNEVDIQDRNLALADRWKEHREDLLRNLSQKEYREMIQKIAHIQITHSAIDVEDNGSFEKDGYQFHKLLLRKEGQPPIPLFWASPNNIQNKKLIICLSDKGKSDIINNDSLLKSYYTKGDALLIADLRGMGETVDATAFNNTKYYNKEYRNAMLALFIGESLPAQRTEDIFTLVDYCESNLQINKLPIDINASGVTAEPALIAACLDSRINHIQYSDSVKSFYDIMHHPLMKDQYSYVIPDVLQYFDLPDLEAFIHKYK; encoded by the coding sequence ATGAAGAAGTTTTTATTTGGCTTAATTATATTTTCCTTTTTTATACAGAATAGCAATGCCCAACAAAAACTAAAACTAAACCAAATTGGTTGGCAGGCAAACACTACTTTATATAATTTTCTTACGGGAAAATTACACGATCAATATACCCATCGCGATAGTGTTTTGGCCGATGCCTTACAGAACAATAGCTTAAAAACTTATCAACAAAACAGCCGTAAAAAGTATTTGAATTTATTAGGAGCATTACCTCAGAAGGCGGCTTTACATCCTCAGATTACGGGCACTTTATATGAAAAGGGTTATCGTATTGAGAAAGTCGTTTATCAAAGCTTTCCCGATCATCATGTGACCGCTGATTTATATATTCCTGAAGGTGAAGGCAAATTCCCTGCGGTTTTGTTTTTCTGTGGACACGAATCTACTGCGAAAGCCACTTTGACCTATCAGCAAACTGCGATACTTTTTGCAAAACATGGCTTTGTGGTTTTGTCAATAGATCCCATCTCACAAGGAGAGCGTTTCCAGTTGACGAATGCTGAGGGGCAACCCATTACACATGGAGGTACCACCGGGCATACTTTACTTGCCTCCAACTCTAATCTTGTCGGAACCAGTGTAGTGGCCTATCAATTATGGGATAATGAACGCGGATTGGATTATTTATGTTCTTTGAAAAATGTAGATACAACCAGATTAGGTTGTCTGGGAAATTCAGGCGGTGGAACGCAAACAGCGTATTTTATTCCTTATGATTCCCGCATTAAGGTTGCTTCCATTTGCAGTTATACGACGAGACGAGAAAGAACTTTGGAATTATTAGGCCCGCAAGATGGTTGTCAATGGTTGCCGGGTGAAAGTAAAGCAGGGTTGGATATCAGCGATTATGCGATTATGTTTGCCCCCAAACCTTTATTGATATTAGCAGGTCGTTATGATTTTGTAGATTTTAATGGTGTGAAAGATGTGTATCGGGAATTGAATAATGTTTATACAAAATTCAAACAACCGCAGAAAGTAAAACTTTTTTCTTATGATGACGGCCATGGCATTCAAATACCTAAGCAAGAAATAGCTGTGCAATGGTTTAGTCGTTGGTTAAAGAAAGATAATATGTCTATAAAAGAAGGTAACTTACATACTTTGTCCGAAAAGGAATTGGACGTAACGAAAACAGGACAAGTTAATGCCACCTATAAAAATGAAGTAGATATTCAAGATCGAAATTTAGCCTTGGCAGATCGTTGGAAAGAACATCGGGAAGATTTGTTGAGAAATTTATCTCAAAAAGAGTATCGTGAAATGATACAAAAGATAGCACATATTCAAATCACTCACTCGGCTATTGATGTGGAAGATAATGGAAGTTTTGAAAAAGATGGTTATCAATTTCATAAGCTACTATTGAGAAAAGAAGGTCAACCGCCTATCCCTCTTTTCTGGGCAAGTCCTAATAATATTCAAAATAAAAAACTAATTATTTGCTTGAGCGATAAAGGGAAAAGCGATATTATAAATAATGATAGCCTGCTTAAAAGCTATTATACAAAGGGAGATGCTTTGCTAATAGCCGATCTTCGCGGAATGGGTGAAACAGTTGATGCGACAGCATTTAATAATACAAAATACTACAATAAGGAATATAGAAATGCAATGTTAGCATTGTTTATTGGAGAATCTTTGCCTGCTCAACGCACAGAAGATATCTTTACTTTAGTAGATTATTGTGAAAGCAATCTACAGATAAATAAATTACCAATTGACATTAACGCTTCAGGAGTTACAGCTGAACCAGCTTTAATAGCAGCCTGTCTGGATAGCAGAATTAATCATATTCAATATAGTGATTCTGTTAAATCATTTTATGATATAATGCACCATCCATTAATGAAAGACCAATATTCTTATGTAATCCCTGATGTACTTCAATACTTTGATTTACCTGACTTGGAGGCATTTATCCATAAGTACAAATAG